Proteins encoded in a region of the Flavobacterium sp. MDT1-60 genome:
- a CDS encoding DNA-directed RNA polymerase subunit omega, which yields MDLKKTNAPVNTITYNKTVIEEPTGNVYEAITIMAKRANQINSEIKKELTEKLEEFATYNDSLEEVFENKEQIEVSKFYEKLPKPHALAVQEWLDGKTYHRGSNK from the coding sequence ATGGATTTAAAAAAGACGAATGCTCCTGTAAATACAATAACATACAATAAAACGGTTATTGAAGAGCCAACAGGAAATGTGTATGAAGCAATTACCATTATGGCTAAAAGAGCAAACCAAATTAATTCTGAAATCAAAAAAGAATTAACTGAGAAATTAGAAGAGTTTGCTACTTATAATGACAGTCTTGAAGAAGTTTTTGAAAATAAAGAACAAATTGAAGTTTCTAAATTTTACGAAAAATTACCAAAACCACACGCTTTAGCTGTTCAGGAATGGTTAGACGGAAAAACTTACCACAGAGGTTCAAACAAATAA
- a CDS encoding glycosyltransferase family 2 protein, producing the protein MIFSLIIPVYNRPDEVDELLESLSKSDYNEPFEIVLVEDGSSIPCKDVVMTYQGKLNISYYFKENSGPGDSRNFGMQKARGDYFIIFDSDCIIPPNYLSEVRKALNEEYVDCFGGPDKALDSFSDIQKAINFAMTSFLTTGGIRGGSEKINKFQPRSFNMGISKKAFEASNGFGNIHPGEDPDLSIRLWNLGFETRLFSEAYVYHKRRIDWGKFSIQVHKFGIARPILNSWYPEHNKITFFFPTVFILGLLLAFLLLIFNIDILLQLYFVYFVIIFLTASIQNKSIKIGYLSVIAVWKQFYGYGTGFLESFVKIILLKKKPQEVFPRMFFKI; encoded by the coding sequence ATGATTTTTTCTTTAATTATACCCGTGTATAATCGTCCAGATGAAGTTGATGAGCTTTTAGAAAGTCTCTCGAAATCTGATTATAATGAACCTTTTGAAATTGTTCTTGTTGAAGATGGTTCATCGATTCCATGTAAAGATGTGGTAATGACCTATCAGGGAAAATTGAATATCTCTTATTATTTTAAGGAAAATTCAGGACCGGGAGATTCAAGAAACTTTGGAATGCAAAAGGCAAGAGGTGATTACTTTATCATTTTTGATTCAGATTGTATTATTCCGCCTAATTATTTGTCAGAAGTCCGCAAAGCTTTAAACGAAGAATATGTGGATTGTTTTGGTGGCCCGGATAAAGCCTTGGATAGTTTTTCAGATATACAGAAAGCGATTAATTTTGCAATGACTTCATTTTTGACTACCGGTGGAATACGTGGTGGGTCTGAAAAAATCAATAAGTTTCAGCCAAGAAGTTTCAATATGGGAATTTCTAAAAAAGCTTTTGAAGCATCAAATGGATTTGGTAATATTCACCCTGGTGAAGATCCGGATTTATCAATTCGTTTATGGAATTTAGGTTTTGAAACGAGGTTGTTTTCAGAAGCTTATGTTTATCATAAACGAAGAATTGATTGGGGAAAATTCTCTATTCAGGTGCATAAGTTTGGAATTGCAAGACCAATATTAAATAGTTGGTATCCAGAACATAATAAAATTACTTTTTTCTTTCCGACCGTTTTTATACTTGGATTATTATTAGCTTTTTTACTGTTAATTTTCAATATTGATATTTTATTACAATTATATTTCGTATATTTCGTTATAATATTTCTTACAGCTAGTATACAGAATAAAAGCATTAAAATTGGATACTTGTCAGTAATTGCGGTGTGGAAACAATTTTATGGATACGGAACGGGATTTTTAGAATCATTTGTAAAAATTATTCTTTTAAAGAAAAAACCGCAAGAAGTTTTCCCTCGTATGTTTTTTAAAATATAA
- a CDS encoding outer membrane protein assembly factor BamD produces MKKIVSLLIVVVLFCSCSDYQKVLKNEDVAAKFEMATKMYDAGKYSKAIRLFEQLAPAYRGKPQAEKLFYMFSQSYYKTQQYYLAGYQFESFVSGYPRSEKVQEAAFLGAYSYSKLAPVYSLDQADTVKALEKLQAFIDNYPNSEYIAQANETVKVLNGKLEKKAYENAKGYNTISDYKSALVAFDNFIADFPGTPLKEDALFYKYDSAYQLAINSIPAKMEERLNIAKVAYNNLLKYKSDTKYKKQADEMYARVETDLQKFTK; encoded by the coding sequence ATGAAAAAAATAGTATCTCTATTAATTGTTGTTGTCCTTTTTTGTTCTTGTAGTGATTACCAAAAGGTATTGAAAAATGAAGATGTTGCGGCAAAATTTGAAATGGCAACAAAGATGTATGATGCAGGAAAATATTCAAAAGCAATTCGTCTTTTTGAACAATTGGCACCAGCATATAGAGGTAAACCTCAGGCTGAAAAGCTTTTTTATATGTTTTCACAATCTTATTACAAAACACAACAATATTATTTAGCTGGTTATCAGTTTGAAAGTTTTGTTTCAGGTTATCCACGTAGTGAAAAAGTACAGGAAGCTGCATTTTTAGGAGCTTACAGTTATTCAAAATTAGCGCCGGTTTATAGCTTGGATCAGGCTGATACGGTAAAAGCATTGGAGAAACTACAAGCATTTATTGATAACTATCCAAATTCAGAATACATCGCTCAGGCTAATGAGACTGTCAAAGTACTGAATGGTAAATTAGAGAAAAAAGCATACGAGAATGCTAAAGGATATAATACTATTTCAGATTATAAATCTGCATTAGTAGCTTTTGATAATTTTATTGCTGATTTTCCGGGAACACCTTTAAAAGAAGATGCGTTGTTCTACAAATACGATTCGGCATATCAATTGGCAATAAACAGTATTCCTGCAAAAATGGAAGAGCGTTTAAATATTGCTAAAGTTGCTTATAATAACTTATTGAAGTACAAAAGCGACACAAAATATAAAAAACAAGCTGACGAAATGTACGCCAGAGTTGAAACAGATTTACAAAAATTTACTAAATAA
- a CDS encoding DUF4835 family protein has protein sequence MKKIVTLLVFLIFGFTQAQQLNCTVTINTERLPNPNQQVFKTLQTSLSEFVNKTDWTGSVLKQNERINCSMYITLSSNNSDQFSGTIQVQSSRLIFNSTYSSPIFNFNDKDFSFRYTEYEPLLFNPTTFESNLVSVVSFYSYLILGMDADSFQMGAGNQYLETAQNIANVAQQGGYKGWSQADGIQNRYYLITDMISPMYSDLRQVTFLYHSGLDKMSDDLKGAKERIKSSVLLIGKFNSVKPNAFLTRVFFDAKSDEIVSIFSGGPSITVSDLSDVLNKVSPLNSTKWSQIKY, from the coding sequence ATGAAAAAAATAGTTACTCTTTTAGTATTTTTAATTTTTGGCTTTACACAAGCGCAACAGCTAAATTGCACTGTAACTATTAATACTGAAAGGCTGCCAAATCCTAATCAGCAAGTATTTAAAACACTTCAAACTTCTTTATCTGAATTTGTAAATAAAACAGATTGGACAGGATCAGTATTAAAACAAAACGAACGTATCAATTGTTCGATGTATATCACATTGTCATCAAATAATTCGGACCAATTTTCCGGGACTATTCAGGTGCAATCATCAAGATTGATTTTTAATTCAACATACTCTTCTCCTATATTCAATTTTAACGACAAAGATTTTAGTTTTCGATATACGGAATACGAACCATTGTTGTTTAACCCTACCACTTTTGAGTCAAATTTAGTATCGGTGGTTTCTTTTTACAGTTATTTGATTTTAGGCATGGATGCAGATTCATTTCAAATGGGAGCAGGAAATCAATATCTTGAAACAGCTCAAAATATAGCAAACGTGGCGCAACAGGGTGGTTATAAAGGTTGGAGTCAGGCTGACGGAATTCAGAATCGTTATTATTTAATAACAGATATGATTTCGCCAATGTATAGCGATTTACGTCAGGTTACTTTTTTATATCATAGTGGTTTGGATAAAATGAGTGATGATTTAAAAGGTGCTAAAGAAAGAATTAAATCTTCAGTTCTGCTTATCGGAAAATTTAATTCCGTTAAACCGAATGCCTTTTTGACCCGGGTATTTTTTGATGCAAAATCGGATGAGATTGTTTCTATTTTTTCTGGAGGCCCAAGTATTACGGTGAGTGATCTGTCGGATGTTTTGAATAAAGTGTCGCCTCTTAATTCTACCAAATGGTCGCAAATTAAGTATTAA
- the fabV gene encoding enoyl-ACP reductase FabV — protein MIIEPRMRGFICLTAHPKGAEQNVKNQIEYIKSKGAIAGAKKVLVIGASTGFGLASRITSAFGSNAATIGVFFEKPPVEGKTASPGWYNSAAFEAEAHKAGLYAKSINGDAFSNEIKRQTLDLIKADLGQVDLIIYSLASPVRTNPNTGVLHRSVLKPIGQTFTNKTVDFHTGNVTEVSIAPANEEDIENTVAVMGGEDWAMWMDALKNENLLAEGATTVAYSYIGPSLTEAVYRKGTIGRAKDHLEATAFSITDSLKSISGQAYVSVNKALVTQASSAIPVIPLYISLLYKIMKEEGIHEGCIEQIQRLFQDRLYTGSEVPVDDKGRIRIDDWEMRDDVQAKVAKLWEEATTETLPAIGDLAGYRNDFLNLFGFEFAGVDYKAEANEVVNIESIK, from the coding sequence ATGATTATAGAACCTAGAATGAGAGGATTTATTTGCTTGACAGCCCACCCAAAAGGAGCAGAGCAAAATGTTAAAAATCAAATTGAATATATAAAATCAAAAGGAGCAATTGCAGGTGCAAAAAAGGTATTAGTGATTGGTGCTTCGACCGGTTTCGGATTGGCTTCAAGAATTACAAGTGCTTTTGGATCTAATGCAGCTACAATTGGAGTATTTTTTGAAAAACCACCAGTTGAAGGAAAAACAGCTTCTCCGGGATGGTATAATTCTGCAGCTTTTGAAGCTGAAGCTCACAAAGCAGGTTTATATGCAAAAAGTATCAATGGAGATGCTTTTTCAAATGAAATAAAAAGACAAACACTGGATTTAATTAAAGCTGATTTAGGTCAGGTAGATTTGATTATTTACAGTTTGGCTTCACCAGTACGAACAAACCCTAATACAGGAGTGCTGCATCGTTCTGTTTTAAAACCAATTGGACAAACTTTTACAAATAAAACGGTAGATTTTCATACCGGAAATGTTACTGAAGTTTCTATAGCTCCTGCAAATGAGGAAGATATTGAAAATACTGTGGCTGTAATGGGCGGTGAAGACTGGGCTATGTGGATGGATGCCTTAAAAAATGAAAATTTGCTGGCTGAAGGAGCTACAACAGTTGCTTATTCTTATATTGGACCATCATTAACTGAAGCGGTTTATCGTAAAGGTACAATCGGGCGTGCTAAAGACCATTTAGAAGCTACTGCTTTCTCTATCACGGATAGTTTGAAATCTATCAGTGGACAAGCTTATGTTTCTGTAAACAAAGCTTTGGTTACTCAGGCTAGTTCTGCAATTCCGGTAATTCCTTTATATATTTCTCTTTTATATAAAATTATGAAAGAAGAAGGAATTCATGAAGGTTGTATTGAGCAAATTCAACGTTTATTCCAGGATAGATTATACACAGGATCTGAAGTACCAGTAGATGACAAGGGAAGAATCAGAATTGATGATTGGGAAATGCGTGATGATGTTCAGGCAAAAGTGGCTAAACTTTGGGAAGAAGCTACAACAGAAACATTGCCGGCTATTGGAGACTTAGCTGGATACAGAAACGATTTCTTAAATTTATTTGGATTCGAATTTGCCGGAGTTGATTATAAAGCCGAAGCAAATGAAGTTGTAAATATTGAAAGTATCAAATAA
- the recN gene encoding DNA repair protein RecN: MITSLSIKNYALIEKLSIDFSKGFSIITGETGAGKSIILGALGLVLGKRADLTSLKNKEEKCIIEAQFEISKYNLAAFFEANDLDYEDDTIIRREILPSGKSRAFINDSPVNLQELQDLSLFLIDIHSQQQTQELSDETVQFKIIDAIANNFDVIALYQKLLKDYKSDKSKLNALLKKQSDSGKEQEYNTFLLNELIAAKLKSGEQEELETEFEKLNNVEVIKESIDKSLVIANEEQFGVFHNLNEIKASLQKIATFSTEYQSLFERVTSVAIEFDDVSRELQNASEKLLNDPERLELTNQKLQLIYNLQKKHQVISVDELLQIQTNLENAVIELGNIEEEITLLTTSIAQKVQELDAFSAEIQQNRSNAIPVLSNKLISILETLGMPNVRFNMELLPSETYFQNGKDELQFLFSANKGTDFGLLKKVASGGEMSRIMLAVKAILAQYSKLPTLIFDEIDTGVSGEIAIRMGEIMKEMSKNMQIFAITHLPQIAAKGDSHFKVFKSTIDDDTQSELKLLSQDERVIEIAQMLSGAVVSDSALNHAKALLN; encoded by the coding sequence ATGATTACTTCGCTGTCAATTAAAAACTATGCCCTTATTGAAAAATTGTCAATTGATTTTTCAAAAGGCTTTTCTATAATTACAGGTGAGACCGGTGCTGGAAAATCTATTATTTTGGGAGCTTTAGGATTAGTTTTAGGAAAAAGAGCCGATCTGACTTCTTTAAAAAATAAAGAAGAGAAATGTATTATAGAGGCACAGTTTGAAATTTCTAAATACAATTTGGCAGCATTTTTTGAAGCAAATGATCTCGATTATGAGGATGATACGATTATAAGACGTGAAATTTTACCTTCAGGAAAATCTAGAGCTTTTATTAATGATAGCCCTGTAAATCTTCAGGAGCTCCAGGATTTAAGTCTGTTTTTGATTGATATTCATTCACAACAGCAGACTCAGGAATTATCAGACGAAACCGTTCAGTTTAAAATAATCGATGCAATAGCAAATAATTTTGATGTTATTGCATTATACCAAAAGTTATTGAAAGATTATAAGTCAGATAAATCAAAATTAAATGCTTTATTGAAAAAACAAAGTGATTCCGGAAAAGAGCAGGAGTACAATACTTTTCTATTGAATGAATTGATTGCAGCTAAGTTAAAATCTGGCGAACAGGAAGAACTGGAAACTGAATTTGAAAAGCTTAATAACGTTGAAGTTATAAAAGAGTCTATAGATAAATCTCTTGTTATTGCAAATGAGGAGCAATTTGGGGTTTTTCATAATCTGAATGAAATAAAAGCGTCTCTTCAAAAAATTGCAACATTTTCGACAGAATATCAAAGTTTATTTGAAAGAGTAACAAGCGTGGCAATTGAATTTGATGATGTTTCAAGAGAGTTGCAAAACGCTTCGGAGAAATTATTAAATGATCCGGAAAGACTAGAACTTACAAATCAAAAATTACAATTGATTTATAATTTGCAAAAGAAACATCAGGTGATTTCTGTTGATGAATTACTTCAAATTCAGACCAATTTGGAAAATGCTGTTATCGAATTAGGTAATATTGAAGAAGAAATCACTTTATTGACAACTTCAATAGCGCAAAAAGTACAAGAATTAGATGCTTTTTCAGCTGAAATTCAACAGAATAGGTCAAATGCGATTCCGGTTTTATCGAATAAATTAATTTCGATTTTGGAAACTTTAGGAATGCCAAATGTTCGTTTCAATATGGAGCTTTTACCATCAGAAACCTATTTTCAAAATGGAAAAGATGAATTGCAATTTTTATTCTCCGCTAATAAAGGAACTGATTTTGGGTTGTTGAAAAAAGTAGCTTCTGGAGGAGAAATGTCACGTATTATGTTGGCTGTGAAAGCAATTTTGGCTCAATATTCAAAGTTACCAACTTTAATTTTTGACGAAATTGATACCGGTGTTTCAGGTGAAATTGCCATCAGAATGGGAGAGATCATGAAAGAGATGAGTAAGAATATGCAAATTTTTGCTATTACACATTTACCCCAAATAGCGGCAAAAGGAGATTCGCACTTCAAAGTATTCAAGTCAACTATTGATGATGATACACAATCAGAATTAAAGCTTCTGTCTCAGGACGAAAGAGTTATCGAAATAGCCCAGATGTTATCAGGTGCAGTTGTCTCTGATTCAGCTTTAAATCATGCCAAAGCCTTGTTGAACTAA
- the coaBC gene encoding bifunctional phosphopantothenoylcysteine decarboxylase/phosphopantothenate--cysteine ligase CoaBC: MSVLNGKKILLGVSGGIAAYKTASLVRLFIKAGAHVQVIMTPASKDFVTPLTLSTLSKNPVHSTFFNQDDEDAVWNNHVELALWADLMLIAPATANTLSKMTTGNCDNLLIATYLSAKCPVYFAPAMDLDMYKHPSTLSSFAALKQFGNVMIPAENGELASGLSGEGRMAEPENIISFLEADLESKLPLKGKKILITAGPTYEAIDPVRFIGNHSSGKMGFDIANEAAKLGAQVILVTGPTHFKTKNSLVEVVNVVSAQEMYDACHLHYSHVDVAIAAAAVADYKPKVVALQKIKKAAEEFSIELEKTKDILASLGAIKKEQFLIGFALETQNEIENAKLKIQKKNLDLIVLNSLQDEGAGFKKETNKVTFIDKNFKIEPMELKSKESVAVDILNKVISHFANS; encoded by the coding sequence ATGTCAGTTTTAAACGGGAAGAAAATTTTACTGGGAGTTTCTGGTGGAATTGCAGCCTATAAAACAGCCTCATTAGTACGACTCTTTATAAAAGCAGGTGCACATGTCCAAGTGATAATGACACCTGCTTCTAAGGATTTTGTAACTCCACTTACGTTATCTACGTTATCAAAAAATCCTGTTCACTCTACCTTTTTTAATCAGGATGATGAAGATGCAGTTTGGAACAATCACGTTGAATTAGCACTTTGGGCTGATTTAATGTTAATTGCTCCGGCAACTGCCAATACATTGTCTAAGATGACTACAGGAAACTGTGACAATCTTCTTATTGCAACTTATTTATCGGCTAAATGTCCTGTTTATTTTGCTCCGGCAATGGATCTGGATATGTATAAACATCCTTCGACTTTATCTAGTTTCGCTGCCTTAAAACAGTTTGGGAATGTAATGATTCCTGCTGAAAATGGTGAACTTGCCAGTGGTTTGTCCGGAGAAGGAAGAATGGCGGAGCCAGAAAATATTATTTCTTTTTTAGAGGCTGATTTAGAAAGTAAATTACCTTTAAAAGGAAAAAAAATACTAATTACCGCCGGACCAACATACGAAGCGATAGATCCTGTACGTTTTATTGGAAACCATTCTTCAGGAAAAATGGGTTTCGATATTGCCAATGAAGCGGCAAAATTAGGCGCACAAGTAATTTTAGTTACGGGCCCAACTCATTTTAAAACTAAGAATAGTTTAGTTGAAGTTGTAAATGTGGTTTCTGCACAAGAAATGTACGATGCATGTCATTTGCATTATAGTCATGTTGATGTTGCTATTGCAGCTGCTGCAGTTGCTGATTACAAACCGAAAGTCGTTGCTTTACAGAAAATTAAAAAAGCTGCAGAAGAGTTTTCAATTGAGCTTGAAAAAACAAAAGATATTTTAGCATCATTGGGAGCGATTAAAAAAGAGCAGTTTTTAATTGGATTTGCTTTAGAAACTCAAAATGAAATTGAAAATGCTAAGCTGAAAATTCAGAAAAAAAACTTAGATTTGATTGTTCTTAATTCTTTACAGGATGAAGGCGCAGGTTTTAAAAAAGAAACCAATAAAGTTACTTTTATTGATAAAAATTTTAAAATTGAGCCAATGGAATTAAAATCAAAAGAATCAGTAGCGGTTGATATTTTAAACAAAGTGATTTCGCATTTTGCAAACTCATAA